The proteins below come from a single Plantactinospora sp. KBS50 genomic window:
- a CDS encoding aspartate-semialdehyde dehydrogenase, giving the protein MATLPTLAVVGATGAVGTVMCDILSSRKNVWGEIRLLASARSVGRTLRCRGVDLTVQELTAEALDGVDVAMFDVPDEVAERWAPVAVERGAVVVDNSGAFRMDRDVPLVVPEINPEQVRNRPKGIVANANCTTLAMIVAVAPLHREYGLRELVLASYQAVSGAGKAGVDVLHDQLSKIAGDRVLGSRPGNVRQAVGDELGPFPAPLALNVVPWAGSLRDGGWSSEELKLRNESRKILGLPDLKVSATCVRVPVVTGHSVAVHAVFGAEVDAAGAREALRNAPGVIVVDDPAVGEFPMPIDAVGTDPSWVGRIRRAVDDPRALDLFVTGDNLRKGAALNTAQVAELLAREFTTR; this is encoded by the coding sequence ATGGCCACGCTGCCCACCCTGGCCGTGGTCGGGGCTACCGGCGCCGTCGGCACGGTGATGTGCGACATCCTGTCGTCCCGCAAGAACGTCTGGGGCGAGATCCGCCTGTTGGCCTCGGCGAGGTCGGTCGGCCGGACGCTGCGCTGCCGGGGGGTGGACCTGACGGTCCAGGAGCTGACCGCCGAGGCGCTCGACGGCGTCGACGTGGCCATGTTCGACGTACCCGACGAGGTGGCCGAGCGGTGGGCGCCGGTGGCCGTCGAGCGCGGCGCGGTGGTGGTCGACAACTCCGGCGCGTTCCGGATGGACCGCGACGTCCCGCTGGTGGTGCCGGAGATCAACCCGGAGCAGGTCCGCAACCGGCCCAAGGGCATCGTCGCCAACGCCAACTGCACCACCCTGGCGATGATCGTCGCGGTGGCGCCGCTGCACCGCGAGTACGGGCTGCGCGAGCTGGTCCTCGCCTCCTACCAGGCGGTCTCCGGGGCGGGCAAGGCCGGCGTCGACGTGCTGCACGACCAGCTGTCCAAGATCGCTGGCGACCGGGTGCTGGGCTCCCGGCCCGGGAACGTCCGGCAGGCGGTCGGCGACGAACTCGGCCCCTTCCCGGCGCCGCTGGCGCTCAACGTGGTGCCGTGGGCGGGTTCGCTGCGCGACGGCGGCTGGTCCTCCGAGGAACTCAAGCTGCGCAACGAGTCCCGCAAGATTCTCGGGCTGCCGGATCTCAAGGTCTCCGCGACCTGCGTCCGGGTGCCGGTGGTCACCGGGCACTCGGTGGCGGTGCACGCCGTGTTCGGGGCCGAGGTGGACGCCGCCGGCGCCCGGGAGGCGCTGCGCAACGCCCCCGGGGTGATCGTCGTGGACGATCCGGCGGTGGGCGAGTTCCCGATGCCGATCGACGCCGTGGGCACCGATCCGTCCTGGGTGGGTCGCATCCGCCGGGCCGTGGACGACCCCCGCGCGCTGGACCTCTTCGTGACCGGCGACAACCTGCGCAAGGGCGCCGCGCTGAACACGGCGCAGGTCGCCGAGCTGCTCGCCCGCGAGTTCACCACCCGGTAG
- a CDS encoding diguanylate cyclase domain-containing protein — MHPPERVSVLLWVHDQLRTVAATGSWQTFATAPAGSGITGRVWATGRTAVVPVVTEDPDYVALRPDVRSEVCVPIQDPDGRRIGVLDLEWIEPVELEPWRRTAEAVARLLGQRIAALGGPPAESRSEKLLRHVAAMTVATSEWELRAATLAAARDVSGLAAAVLVLPGPGPASAQGPEPESASEPEPGPGPEPQSVPKPGPVPTAGPDPASGPVPASRPVPASRPVPASRPVPASRPEPDPVPPDAQDELTARILASISAAEPMGVDRLIDRIHRSGAAYTLGEPDLPASAEIKPLTAIGIGTLIAVPIGPPETGGVLLAADRRVARPDATTVNLMELLAAQAWACLDRLRGLARLRERASSDPLTGLRHHGPFGERMATTTPGRTALLAVDVDRFKNVNDTYGHQAGDRVLIELARALEGALRHGDELYRVGGDEFVAVVEVSRPEEAVGIGERLVRAARRLDQTISVGVAVQRHRESPEHTMRRADAALYEVKRRGRDGVRLAPG; from the coding sequence CTGCACCCGCCGGAGCGGGTCTCGGTGCTGCTCTGGGTCCACGACCAGCTCCGCACCGTGGCCGCCACCGGGTCGTGGCAGACCTTCGCCACCGCTCCCGCCGGATCCGGCATCACCGGACGGGTCTGGGCCACCGGCCGGACCGCGGTCGTACCGGTGGTGACGGAGGACCCCGACTACGTCGCGCTCCGCCCCGACGTCCGCTCCGAGGTGTGCGTCCCCATCCAGGATCCGGACGGCCGGCGGATCGGCGTGCTCGACCTCGAATGGATCGAGCCCGTCGAGCTGGAACCGTGGCGCCGGACCGCCGAGGCGGTCGCCCGGCTGCTCGGCCAGCGGATCGCCGCACTGGGCGGGCCGCCGGCCGAGAGCCGGAGCGAGAAGCTGCTCCGGCACGTGGCGGCGATGACCGTCGCCACGAGCGAGTGGGAGCTGCGGGCCGCCACGCTGGCCGCCGCCCGGGACGTGTCCGGGCTGGCCGCCGCCGTCCTGGTGCTGCCGGGACCGGGACCGGCGTCGGCGCAGGGACCGGAGCCAGAGTCGGCGTCAGAGCCGGAGCCGGGACCTGGACCGGAGCCGCAGTCAGTGCCGAAGCCGGGACCGGTGCCGACAGCGGGACCGGACCCGGCATCGGGACCGGTCCCGGCGTCGAGGCCGGTCCCGGCGTCGAGGCCGGTCCCGGCGTCGAGGCCGGTCCCGGCGTCGAGGCCGGAGCCGGACCCGGTCCCGCCCGACGCGCAGGACGAGCTGACCGCCCGGATTCTCGCCAGCATCTCGGCCGCCGAGCCGATGGGGGTTGACCGGCTGATCGACCGCATCCACCGGTCCGGCGCCGCGTACACCCTCGGCGAACCGGACCTGCCGGCGTCCGCCGAGATCAAGCCGCTGACCGCGATCGGCATCGGCACGCTGATCGCCGTACCAATCGGGCCCCCGGAGACCGGCGGCGTGCTGCTGGCCGCGGACCGCCGGGTGGCCCGGCCCGACGCGACCACGGTGAACCTGATGGAGTTGCTCGCGGCCCAGGCGTGGGCCTGCCTGGACCGGCTCCGCGGGCTGGCCCGGCTGCGCGAACGCGCCAGCTCCGACCCGCTGACCGGGCTGCGGCACCACGGGCCGTTCGGCGAGCGCATGGCCACCACCACGCCGGGCCGCACCGCCCTGCTCGCCGTCGACGTGGACCGCTTCAAGAACGTCAACGACACGTACGGTCACCAGGCCGGCGACCGGGTGCTGATCGAACTGGCCCGGGCGCTGGAGGGGGCGCTGCGGCACGGCGACGAGCTGTACCGGGTCGGCGGCGACGAGTTCGTGGCCGTGGTCGAGGTGAGCCGCCCCGAGGAGGCGGTCGGCATCGGCGAGCGGCTGGTCCGGGCGGCCCGCCGGCTGGACCAGACGATCAGCGTCGGGGTCGCCGTGCAGCGGCACCGCGAGTCGCCGGAGCACACCATGCGCCGCGCCGACGCCGCCCTCTACGAGGTGAAGCGGCGGGGCCGCGACGGCGTACGGCTGGCGCCGGGCTGA
- a CDS encoding GH25 family lysozyme, which produces MVPAGYTIKGIDVSSNDHNLGPIDWSAQAADGVSFAYVKASEGLNYLNPYFEEDYQAAKDAGILAGAYHYARPDKRDPVNEANYFLDHAHWLKDSQTLVPMLDIEWPYFNLPDCWGLTPAEMSGYLRAFADRVEQRIGRKMLIYTNTNWWNACTDSDASFGDLLLNISGYTASLPPLPSGWSAATIWQYAAGNTNEPGNYDKNVFVGDYPALTRLTGAAPAVEPPIGLLARANNRYVTADSAGTKPLVARGTQIGLWEQYDMVAAGAGYVALRSHSNGLYVSAESAGTKPLVARSSTIGGWEEFAIVNNADGSLSLLAHANGNYVTAPSGGTGALIANRTAIGAWEKFDKYAAPRVVSIRSVGVGAYVTAESAGTRPLIARSPTVGQWERYDLIDAGQGYVALRSHANDLYVTAESAGTLPLIARSGTIGGWERFALVNNADGTVSLLAKANGLLVTAVSGTALMADTAEVTPAQEFQLLTP; this is translated from the coding sequence GTGGTACCCGCCGGTTACACCATCAAGGGCATCGACGTGTCCAGCAACGACCACAACCTCGGTCCCATCGACTGGAGTGCGCAGGCCGCCGACGGGGTCAGCTTCGCGTACGTCAAGGCCAGCGAAGGGCTGAACTACCTCAACCCGTACTTCGAGGAGGACTACCAGGCCGCCAAGGACGCCGGCATCCTGGCCGGGGCGTACCACTACGCGCGCCCGGACAAGCGTGATCCGGTCAACGAGGCGAACTACTTCCTCGACCACGCGCACTGGCTCAAGGACTCGCAGACCCTGGTGCCGATGCTCGACATCGAGTGGCCGTACTTCAACCTGCCCGACTGCTGGGGGCTGACCCCCGCGGAGATGAGCGGCTACCTGCGGGCCTTCGCCGACCGGGTGGAACAGCGCATCGGCCGCAAGATGCTGATCTACACGAACACCAACTGGTGGAACGCCTGCACCGACAGCGACGCGTCCTTCGGCGACCTGCTGCTGAACATCTCCGGCTACACCGCCAGCCTGCCCCCGCTGCCCAGCGGCTGGTCCGCGGCCACCATCTGGCAGTACGCCGCCGGGAACACCAACGAGCCGGGCAACTACGACAAGAACGTGTTCGTCGGCGACTATCCCGCGCTCACCCGGCTCACCGGCGCCGCGCCGGCGGTCGAGCCGCCCATCGGGCTGCTCGCCCGAGCCAACAACAGGTACGTCACGGCCGACAGCGCCGGCACCAAGCCGCTGGTCGCCCGCGGCACCCAGATCGGCCTCTGGGAGCAGTACGACATGGTCGCGGCCGGCGCCGGCTACGTGGCGCTCCGGTCGCACAGCAACGGCCTGTACGTCTCGGCCGAGAGTGCCGGCACCAAGCCGCTGGTCGCCCGCTCCAGCACCATCGGGGGGTGGGAGGAGTTCGCCATCGTGAACAACGCCGACGGCAGCCTCAGCCTGCTCGCCCACGCCAACGGCAACTACGTCACGGCGCCGAGCGGAGGGACCGGCGCGCTCATCGCCAACCGGACCGCGATCGGTGCCTGGGAGAAGTTCGACAAGTACGCCGCGCCCAGGGTGGTCAGCATCCGCTCGGTCGGCGTCGGGGCGTACGTCACGGCCGAGAGCGCGGGCACCAGGCCGCTGATCGCCCGTTCCCCGACCGTCGGTCAGTGGGAACGGTACGACCTGATCGACGCCGGTCAGGGCTACGTGGCGCTCCGGTCGCACGCCAACGACCTGTACGTGACGGCGGAGAGTGCCGGCACCCTGCCGCTGATCGCCCGCTCCGGCACGATCGGGGGCTGGGAGCGGTTCGCCCTGGTCAACAACGCCGACGGCACGGTCAGCCTGCTGGCCAAGGCGAACGGCCTGCTCGTGACGGCGGTGAGCGGGACGGCACTGATGGCCGACACCGCCGAGGTCACCCCCGCTCAGGAGTTCCAACTGCTCACGCCCTAG
- a CDS encoding protein kinase: protein MNERILDGRYRADELLGSGGMGTVWRGRDLRLDRPVAIKELTGPGLADPTAVQRFGREARTVARLTHPNIVAVYDVGTGDETPYLVMELVEGRSLASIVARGPLPIGTAVSIATQVCDGLAAAHAAGVVHRDIKPANLIVTPTGLVKICDFGLARLEQADGEADLTGSAVALGSAKYMAPEQVTGDPVDGRTDLYGLGCTLYAMLAGTPPFQGENAIGIVHRQLTERPAPVRSRRPDVPAELDRLVADLLAKSPAERPADAATVRARLSGVPAAGGSTTLAQPPAPARMSAPTTALPRPAAGAAPWIGTATPAPPAPALEETRSAPAAYPARVAARPGRGRLVLGGVALIVLGVGLAALAPGVRDRVLNLPGGTATPSVGATAGSGGSPAIAVPAPTGAPATPPAGTWSVPPATDAAASAGPTDPRLVDPIAHMRATIAWDVASRLLDRKVGQDLLKRVDDLEQERADGDPKDIKKEVGDLREEIDDLYRDGKLASSTRRVLLADLDRASADLP from the coding sequence ATGAATGAGCGGATCCTGGACGGTCGGTACCGGGCCGACGAGCTGCTGGGCAGCGGCGGCATGGGTACCGTGTGGCGCGGCCGCGACCTGCGGCTGGATCGACCGGTCGCGATCAAGGAGCTGACCGGTCCGGGTCTGGCCGACCCGACGGCGGTGCAGCGGTTCGGCCGGGAGGCCCGGACCGTGGCCCGGCTCACCCATCCGAACATCGTGGCCGTCTACGACGTCGGCACCGGCGACGAGACGCCGTACCTGGTGATGGAGCTGGTCGAGGGGCGCAGCCTGGCCTCGATCGTGGCTCGCGGACCCCTGCCCATCGGCACGGCGGTCTCGATCGCCACCCAGGTCTGCGACGGGTTGGCCGCCGCGCACGCGGCCGGGGTGGTGCACCGGGACATCAAGCCGGCGAACCTGATCGTCACGCCCACCGGCCTGGTCAAGATCTGCGACTTCGGCCTGGCCCGGCTGGAGCAGGCCGACGGCGAGGCCGATCTGACCGGCAGCGCGGTCGCCCTCGGCAGCGCCAAGTACATGGCCCCGGAGCAGGTGACAGGCGACCCGGTGGACGGGCGGACGGATCTGTACGGTCTCGGCTGCACCCTGTACGCCATGCTCGCCGGGACGCCGCCGTTCCAGGGGGAGAACGCGATCGGGATCGTGCACCGGCAGCTCACCGAGCGGCCCGCACCGGTCCGCAGCCGCCGACCGGACGTACCCGCCGAACTGGACCGGCTGGTCGCGGACCTGCTCGCCAAGTCACCCGCCGAGCGTCCCGCCGACGCCGCCACGGTGCGGGCGCGGCTTTCGGGCGTACCCGCTGCCGGCGGGTCGACGACGCTGGCCCAACCGCCGGCGCCGGCGCGGATGTCCGCGCCGACGACGGCGCTGCCCCGGCCCGCGGCGGGTGCGGCCCCCTGGATCGGTACGGCCACCCCGGCCCCGCCCGCACCCGCGCTGGAGGAGACCCGGTCCGCTCCGGCGGCGTACCCGGCCCGGGTGGCGGCCCGGCCCGGCCGGGGCCGCCTGGTGCTCGGTGGCGTGGCGCTGATCGTGCTCGGCGTCGGGCTGGCCGCGCTGGCACCCGGCGTGCGCGACCGGGTCCTCAACTTGCCGGGCGGCACGGCGACCCCGTCGGTCGGCGCCACTGCCGGGTCCGGCGGGTCCCCGGCGATCGCCGTGCCGGCGCCGACGGGCGCCCCGGCCACCCCGCCCGCGGGTACGTGGTCCGTGCCGCCGGCCACCGACGCTGCGGCATCGGCCGGACCGACCGATCCGCGGCTGGTCGATCCGATCGCGCACATGCGGGCCACGATCGCCTGGGATGTCGCGAGCCGGCTGCTGGACCGCAAGGTTGGCCAGGACCTGCTCAAGAGGGTCGACGACCTCGAACAGGAGCGGGCGGACGGCGATCCGAAGGACATCAAGAAGGAGGTGGGCGACCTCCGGGAAGAGATCGACGATCTGTACCGGGACGGGAAGTTGGCGTCGTCCACCCGGCGTGTGCTGCTGGCCGACCTGGACCGGGCCTCGGCCGACCTGCCCTGA